One genomic window of Sodaliphilus pleomorphus includes the following:
- a CDS encoding deoxynucleoside kinase, with protein sequence MHIAIAGNIGSGKTTLTKMLAKRYGWTPQYEPVDNNPYLEDYYQDMARWSFNLQIYFLNKRFRDVVEISRSKETVIQDRTIFEDARIFAPNLHDMGLMSDRDFDNYSDLFDLMMSLVKLPDLMVYIRSSVPNLVSHIQKRGRDYEQTMRLDYLKGLNQRYEDWIATYTGNLVIVDGDKVKFEESAEDFRKVTDMIDSRLFSLFPEV encoded by the coding sequence ATGCATATAGCAATTGCAGGAAACATAGGCAGCGGCAAGACGACGCTCACCAAGATGCTGGCCAAGCGCTACGGCTGGACGCCGCAATATGAGCCAGTCGACAACAACCCCTATCTTGAGGACTACTACCAGGACATGGCCCGCTGGTCGTTTAACTTGCAGATTTATTTCTTGAACAAGCGTTTTCGCGACGTGGTGGAGATATCGCGCAGCAAGGAGACGGTGATTCAAGACCGCACCATCTTTGAAGACGCGCGCATCTTTGCCCCCAACCTGCACGACATGGGGCTCATGAGCGACCGCGACTTCGACAACTACAGCGACCTGTTCGACCTGATGATGTCGCTGGTGAAGCTGCCCGACTTGATGGTGTACATACGCTCGTCGGTGCCCAACCTGGTGAGTCACATCCAGAAGCGCGGGCGCGACTATGAGCAGACGATGCGTCTCGACTACCTCAAGGGGCTCAACCAGCGCTACGAGGACTGGATAGCGACCTACACGGGCAACCTGGTGATTGTAGACGGCGACAAGGTGAAATTTGAGGAAAGCGCCGAGGACTTCCGCAAGGTGACCGACATGATCGACAGCCGCCTTTTCAGCCTCTTCCCCGAGGTGTAG